Part of the Thermomicrobiales bacterium genome is shown below.
CTGGGCTACGCCATGCAACGCCAGTAGCGAACTCGCCAGCAAGAGTCCCACCGCTCCCAATGCGAGCGGGCGCACGCCGTTCGGCACCCGCCCAAACGGCGCAGCTCCGGCCAGCATTGCCCAACCCAACACCGCGTAGGAAACGGTGCGGTCGGCATACCCCGGGCTCACCAGATAGCTGGCAAGCGCGGTCACACCGATCGTTCCGAAACAAAGCGACATTCCCAGTACGAGCATCGTGCGATAACGGCCGCTCAAGGTGGCGGCCGCGAGGAGCAATATCAGCGCCACGAGCGCTGCCGCCACTGGCCGGATTTCGGGCCAGGTCACCCACGGCGTGCGCACGACCCCCCAGTAGTAGGCACGCTCGCCTGGCAAACCGACGATGGAGTAGAACGAATCGAACACCTTCTGCCAGGTGACATACAGAAAAACGCGGTCGTCCCCGACGAATTTGATGCTGCGCAGCACTTGCGCCGCCCATGGAACGAACAACAACGCCGCGCCACCAACCGCAATCAACCACGCCCGGACGGTGCGCCAGGGAGATTCCCGCGCCAGCCAGGCAACCGTCAGCACCTGCGGCGCAAGCGCATAGAACGCACTGTAGTCGGTATACGCCGCCAGCGCCAGCATCGCCCCATAGACCACACCCCACCGGCGATCGCGCTCCGGCAGAAACCGGATGAGCGCATACCAGGAGAGCACCACGAACAGGGCCGCGGGGGCGTACATGCGGCCCTCACGCGAGTACCAGATATGCAACGGCGCCAGCGCCAGAATCGTGCTCGCCAGCAGCCCGGCGTAGGTTCCGACCAGCCGCCGGGTGAGGAAGAAGACCGCGACAATGGTGGCGCTGCCGGCAACCGCGCTCACCAGACGGGCGGCTTGCGCTTCTCCGGTGAGGAGTGAAACCGCTTTCACGATGCCGAAATAGAGGGGTGGGTGATTGTCGTAGGCGCCTTCGAACCCAAGCACCGTCGTCCAGGGACGGCGAATGTAGTCGACGACATAGATCTCATCCAACCAGAGACTGAGATCGTCGAGCCGCAGCAACCGGACTGCCATTCCAAGCAGCACGATCCCGCCCAACGCCAACCAGGTCACCCAGTTCGGCAGCGGCGCCCGGGTGACGCCAATGGGCGGATCGGTAACGAGGAGTCGTTGGTTGGCCATCTCCCGCATGCTCAATCGCCGGGATTCGCATGCGAGGGATCGAGCATCGTTCTCCGCCGCCCAAACAGCTCGCGCGCCGGATCGAGCCCGAACCAGCTCTTGCGCACGAATCCAGCCATCGGGATGACCTGCAGGAGACCGAGATAGAGCAACCCGGCGTCGAACGCGCTCCAGTCCGATGTGTTCGCGATCCGATAGATCAATCCGGCGACCAGCACCAGTACCAGCGTGGTTTGCAGCAACGTCTCTTTCCAATACCACTGATGCTTGTCGGTCTTGCGCGTTACCCGATAGCGGTATGCGCAATCTGGGCCGCCAAACAGCGCCCGCAACGATGCCATGGCATAGATCGGCGCCAGACCGACGGCCATCTCGCGCAACCGCCAGACCGATTCGAACGGGCGGTTCCCTTTGAGCGAGACCAGGAAGAGCTCGGTGGCAACCACCAGCGGCCAGAAGCGAATGGCCGCTTCGTATCCCTCGAGCCGGAAGGGATAGATATTGGTGAACAGCGTCACCGAGATGCAGAGCATGAAGAGAATGGTCGCGAAGCTGTGCAGATAGAAGATGGCCATCTGCATGAATTGCAGCCGCTGCCGAACGCCCAGCCCCTTGAAATCGAGCCAGAACATGATGCGCATGGTGTCGAGCGCCCAGGTGCCCCGTTGCTTGTAGACATTGGGGATGTCTTCCGGGGCGTGTTGCGCCTGAGCGCCGACGATGGGGAGATAGGCGCTCTTCCAGCCGAGCCGGAGCGCTTCGATCCCGGACATCAGGTCTTCGACCAGACTCCAGGTGGGGAAAAGACCGATCGATTCGAGCGCGTTGCGCCGCCAGACCAGCCCCGATCCGCACGGGAAAACCGCGTTGGTCGCGTGGCGCGCGAGGAGCATCCCTTCATAGAAGATCGGTTCGAGATTGTTGAACGGGTCCCCTTCGGATACCTCGGCGGTCTTGCGGGTCTGAACAAAGGCCAGCGCGTCGTCGTGCAGCAAGAGCCCCACGACCTGCCGCAAGAAAAACGGCTCGACGACTTCGTCGTCGCAATCGCGCGTTTCGATGTAGCCGACGTTCGGCTCGATCTCGATCAGCCGGTCGTAGGCGGAGTTGAGATTACCGGCCTTGGCATCGCCCCGTCGTAGCGACGACTCGCGACCCGGGGGACGGTGGTAGACGATGCGGCCACGCGGATAGTGGTTCTGCAGCCGCTCGACCTCGTGCTCCAGTTCTGGAGACCCCAGATCGTCACTGACGATGACCACCAACCGATTGGCCGGCCAATCCTGGGCGAAGATCGATTCGACCGTGCGCAGCACCATCGACAACGGTTCGCCGAGGGTTGGCACCAATACCCCCACAATCGGTTCTTCCCCCTTTGGCACGGGGTGCGTTTCCGGAACGGCGCGCAGCCACTCGTTGATGCACGTCACCGCGGTCAACGCCATGGTCAGGCTCAGGGCAAACGCGAAGGGGACCGAGAGCCAGAAGTCTTCGTAGTTGAGGTGCATCAGGAGCCAGGGTCCACACCACAACATACTGGCCATCGCCAGGATACCCGCCAGCCGGATCTTCCAGGGGTTCATACGTCCTCCTGGAACGGCTTCGTGTTGTGACGCACGACCGTCTGAACGAGATGCTCGCGATCCCGCAATCCGTCGCTCACCGAGGAGACGCTCGAACTGGCGGTAACCACGGGCTCAAAGGTTCCACAGGAGCCGATACCGGTCATGACCAGCGCGCTCCAGGGATCGATCGCCTGCGAATCGACAAACCAGGAGAAGCTGCAGAAGTCGAAAACGACATCGCGCTCGAAAAGCAACGATTCGTCGAGCACATCGTTCGGCGCTTCGATCCGGTCGGCCTCATAGAGCGCGAGCGCATAGGGCCAGCGCTCGTTCGCGAGCACCTGATCGCCTGGCTTCATGGCGCTGACCAACGCGGCAACTGGTTCGGACGAATCGGGCCACCCGCGGTCGAACGCCCGCGTTTGCTGAGCGGCAAGCAACCCAAGCCCAAGCACAGCGACGCCAAGCACGATCAGCCGGGCGCGATCCCAGGAGACCTCCGCCAGCGCCAGCCCAACCGCGGGATAGAGCAACACGGTTCCGAGCGCGAGATCGAGATGGACCAGGGTAGCTCCGTCACGCGCGCTAAGGAGCCACGTCCCCAGCCAGAGCGCGGGGCCCATCAGGAACGCAGCAATGACCGGACGCAAACCTCGGTTCCGATACCAGGCAGCGAAACCAGCCAGCAAGGGCAGGACGCCCCACAGCACGATGACCGCCCGGACCGCATTTGCCGAGTCGTAGGCGCCGATCCCATCGGAGAGCCCGAAAACTCTTCCCGGTGACAAGACATCGACGATTTGGGTGGCAAAAATATCGAAGTACACGACCAGGGCAAGCCCCGCCAGCAGCCACATCAGGCCGATATCGATTGGGGCGCGCCGGCGACGCAACGCGGCGATCAGCATGGTGGCCGGAATCAGCATCAGCACAGCGCGATAGTGCGCCAGCATCGCCACGGTCAACATCGCCGTCGCCAGCAAGAGCCATCCACGATGATCGAAGCGCGCAAGCTGCACGATGGCCCAGACCGCAATGCATGTGGCTGCCAGCGCCGGCGCTTCCATCGAGCTCAGATGCCCAGCCACCCAGAATGGGGCGCTGAGCGCAAGCGCGCCCGCCGCGAAGCAGGCAGCCCGCGCTCCAAACAACCAGTCTGTGGCAGAGCGCAACGCGAGAAACCCCACTGCCACCAATGCAAGCGCGATCAAACGCGCACCAGCGGCTCCCCAGAACTCGTATGCGCTCCCGCTGAGCACTGGCCAGAGCAGCGACCCGGGCAGGGTGCGCAGATATCCATCGCTCCAGCCATACCCATCGAGCGTGCGCAATCCGGCGAGCGCCGCGCGGGACTCGATGGCCGAAAGCGAATTGAACTGACGGGCGATGTGGACGGCCTGGAGGACGACGAAAAGCAGCACGATTGCAATCCCGGCAATCGTGAAGTCTCTTTCCTGTTTCCCAAGCGCGTGCGACCGAGCGCGCACTGCTGCGGCTGAGGACGCCATCTTCCAACTCGTCAGATCACCTTGCCACGCACATTGGCGGTGATCGAAAAGTGCTGGATGTTCAGCGAGTTCCTGTAGCCTCGCTGGGGAGCCGATCGCCGCCGGCGATCGGTTCGAGAGCGCATGTGCCGGCGCAACCCTGACCCGCCTCCGATGCTCTCTGTACTGCTGTGGCCTGCTGGATCAGATACCGTCCGGTACGCCTGCCCGGATCACTTCATACGCGCAGGCCTCGGCAGCAGAAAGCATCTTGAATTTTGGGTCCCCCACTAGTGTAGCGAAGCTGAGAAATTGCTAAAAGGCCGTCCGTACACCGTGAAATGGAACGTTCGTGCCTCCCGCGGGGACCGAACGATACGGATCGAGCCAACCATGCCAATAAATCCGGAATGACCGGCATGGCCGTGTGCGCGTTTTGCGTCGAGGCGTGGCGCGTGTGGTACCTTCTGGCAGACAGGAAACAATGCGCACGGCGCTGATTCGGGTTGGCGCGCTCCACCTGAATCGACCGGTCCCAACCGGTGTCTTGCTCCGTCGATGTCAGGAAGATTGGTAGCCATGAACGCACACCGACGGATGACACTTTTCGGCACGCTGGTGCTCTTGTCGCTCTTGATCGTCCCAATTGCGGTCGCTCAGGACAGCACACCGACTTCCGGATCACCGGCCGCAAGCCCGGTTGCGAGTCCCATTGCAAGCCCAATCGCAAGCCCGGCCGCGTCACCGGTTGCGGTCGAGCCAACGCCAACTCAGATCCCGGACGGTCCGCCTGAAGGCACGCCGCTTCCAGCGCATATCACGACCGGGCTCTACCCAGGTCAGGGATCGGTCACCCTGGTCAAGGTGGCAGACGGGTTGGAAAGCCCGCGCGTGATTACTCCGGCGTTCGATGGCACGGGCCGGCTCTTCATTGGCGAGCGCTATGGCACCGTGCGGATCCTGACGGCCGAGGGTGAGCTGTTGCCGGAGCCGTTTATCGACATCGGCCCGATCGTGGTTTCCGTGCACCAGGACCAGGGGTTGCTCGGCATCGCATTCCATCCCGACTACGAAACCAACGGGCTCTTCTACCTGGCCTATACCGACTACAACGTGAACGGCGGTCTCGTGGTCTCGCAATACCGCGTATCGGCGGATGATCCGAACAAGGCCGACCCGGACTATGCCGTCGATATCATCAAGATCCCGCATCCGACGCCGATCCTGAACGGCGGCACGATTCATTTCGGCCCGAACGACGGCTATCTCTATATCGGCAGCGGCAACGGCGCGTTCTTCGGCGTGCACGACCTTTTCACGGCGCAGGAGATGGACCAGAGCCTCGGCAAGATTCTGCGCATCAATATCGTGAACGACGAAAACGGCACGTACTACACGATTCCGCCCGACAATCCGTACAACGCCAGCTACACCTACCCCGCCGCGCCCGTTACCTTTGCGATGGGATTGCGCAATCCCTGGTCGTGGCAGTTCGACTATGAAACCGGGGATATGTACATCACCGATGTCGGTGAGATGTCCTGGGAAGAGATCAACTTCATTCCCGCATCCAGCAATGGCGGCCAGAATTTCGGTTGGCCGATGTGGGAAGGGGCCCACTGCGTCAACTATCTGAGCACCGGCTCGTGCCCGGAGATGGGCACGTTGCCGGTCGCGGAGTATCCACATGTGGGGTACGGATGCGCGGTGGCAGGGGTGGGCGTCTATCGTGGCGACGACATTCCCTTCCTCGAGGGCTTCTTCCTGGCGGTCGACTATTGCACCGGCAAGATTCTGAGCCTCTCGCACGATTCCGTGGGCAAGTGGCAGTTCCAGGAGCTGGCCGACCTCTACCTGCTCTTGCTTGGCGGAGGTGTGAGCGAAGATGGGGAAGCCTATGTGCTCTCCTGCGATTGCGGGCTCGGCCCAGGCAAAGCAGAGAACAATCCCGGCACGGTTTGGAAGGTCGTGAGCACGGCCAACATTCCGGAAGGAGTCGAGGTCGCGCCGAACGGGTAGTTCGGGGGTCCTGAGTCCAGGGTCCAGGGTCCAGAGACGAGGGTGCGGTGTCCGGAGGCCGGAGCCCTGCGACAACCGCACCGGTCGTAGTGAAGGACGTCTCCGCCCTCTCGCGTCCGGGGCCCTGGGTCCGGAGGCCGGGGAGGCTTTGAGGAGCGTGCTGACAGCAACAAGGCCTCCAGTCGACCGCCTTCGTGCAACCGACCACTGACCACTTGCGACTGACAACTGCCTTCTGACAACCGACGACTGCCTACTGGCAACTGATAGACTGGTCAACCGTCAGGAAGGTCCACCGGCAGAGGAGTCCCGGGTGAACCGGCGTTTCTTGCGTACCAAATGAACGCCACGCTTGCCCTGCTGCTGGCTGCTCTCATTGCCGCCCCGTTGACCGCGGCGTTCGGGACCGCGCGCCCGTCACTCACCCGACCGGTCGCCATCGTCACCACGGCCATCGCGTTCCTGGCCGCGCTCTACAATGCTGCTCGCCCCGGCCCGGCCATCGACAAGGAGTGGGCCCCCGCCTGGGGGATGCGGCTCCACTTCGAAGCCGATGGCCTCGCGGTGCTGTTCGCCCTGCTGGCTACCGGGATCGGGCTGCTCGTGGTCGTCTACGCCAGCGGCTATATCCCGCTCCATCTCCATCACGAGCACCGGCCAGACGCCGACCAAACGCGCTTCTTCGCGTTCATCCTCCTCTTTATGGGCGCCATGACTGGCCTGGTCATGGCGCAGGACTTGATGCTGATCTTCCTCTTCTGGGATTTGACGGCCATCGCTTCGTACTACCTGATCGGCTTCGATACGCAAAAGCGCGAAGCGCGCATCTCAGCCTTCACAGCGCTCATCGTGACCGGCATCAGCGCGGTCGGTTTCCTGATCGGCGCGTTGATGCTCGATGCCGAATTCGGCTCGTTTCAGCTTCCGGTCCTGATCCGCGACATCGTGCCCAACGATGAATCCGACATTGCCCTGGTGCTGATCCTCATTGCCGCGCTGGCAAAAAGCGCCCAGGTTCCCCTGCACTTCTGGTTGCCGCGCGCCATGGCCGCGCCCACGCCCGTTTCCGCCTATCTCCATTCGGCGGCCATGGTGGCGGCCGGCGTCTTCCTGATCGGGCGGTTCTATCCGCTCATCGCGCTGCGGGAGTGGATGCTCGACCTGCTGATCGTGGTCGGCGTGGCCTCGATGTTGACCGGGGGCATCCTCGCGCTCACACGTGACAACATGAAGCAATTGCTCGCCTATTCCACGATCGCGCAATACGGTTATATCGTAACCATGTTCGGGCTTGGGGGGAAAGCCGGTGTCTTTGGGGCGATGTTCGCCATCATTGCGCACGGGCTGGGCAAGAGCGCCCTCTTCCTGACTGCCGGAACAGTCACCGAAGCGACCGGCGCGCGTGAGCTCAGCCAAACAGGCGGCCTGCGCCGCACCATGCCGCTCCTGGCGGTTGCCAGCGGCATCTCCGCCGCGTCGCTGGCGGCGATCCCGCTGACCATGGGGTTCTTCAAGGACGAATATTTCTTCGAAGCCGCCGCGCACCATGGCCGCGCCATGCAGATCATCGCGGTCGTGGCCGCGTCCATGACCTTCTGCTATCTGGCGCGGTTCTGGTGGGGAATCTTCTGCGGACCGGAGATCGGAGCGCCGCGGCCGGTCTCCTTCACGCTGGTGGCGCCCATTGCCGCGCTCGGCGCGCTCTCACTCATCGGCGGCATCTGGCCCGAACCGTTCGCCAGGGTTGCATCCAGAGCCGGACAAGTCGCCCTGCAAAGCGACGATGCGCTCCATCCTGCCTATCACCTGCACTGGACCATCGAGAACGGTATGGCGATTGCCGCCATTGGCATCGGGTTGGTGCTTTTCCTGACACGCCGCATCTGGTTCGACACAGTCGAGGTGGCCGAGCTCTTTGGCGCGCGCTTTGGTCCGGAACGGGTCTACCGCGCCGGTGTGCTGAATCTCAACAATCTGTCCGACCGGATTCACTGGATCGAAGTGCGCGACCTGCGCAGCCGCGTAGCCACGGTGCTTGCCCCGGCGGCGCTGATGGTGGTGATCACGCTCATCTTCACCAATGCCGACAACTCGTTTCGCATGGGCAATGTGCATCGGGACGATTGGCCGCTGATCATGATGGTGGCGGTAGCGAGCATTGCCGGCGTGGCGGCGGCATTCCCGCGTGATCACTTCTCCATGGCGCTCGCGCTTTCCGGGGTTGGGTTCGCGATCTCGGTGGTGTTCGCCCTGTTGCGGGCGCCCGATGTGGCATTGGTGGCGGTGCTGGTGGAGACCCTCTTCGGCCTCCTCTTCTTCGCCTTTCTGGCTCTGCTCCCACGCAACGTGGAGCATGCCGATGTCGTCCCCTCGGATGAGCCACAGGAAGCGGCGCATACTCACCGGGTGCGCGATTCGGTGTTGGCGGCCTTCGGCGGGTTGTTGGCATTCCTGGTGGCGTGGGGCGTGCTCTCCCGTCCGGCCCCGGTCGACAGCATCCTGGAGGAATACGTCGATCTCACCCCGGAAGCTCATGGCGACGCCATCGTGACGGTCATCCTGGCCGACTTCCGCGGACTCGACACCATGGGAGAGATCACCGTGATCGGCATTGCCTTCCTCGGCATCGCCACCTTCATTCGGCGGAGGCGGTTGCGATGAACAACGGCATGGCCAAGCAGGCCGCTCGCCTGTTGCTCGTACCGACCTGGATGGTTGCCTTCGCTATCCTGATCAAGGGCTACTCCGATTCCGGCGATGGTTTCAGCGCGGGGGTGATTGCCGCGCTGGGCGTGATCATGGTGTATGTCACCTACGGCACCGAAACCGCGGAAACGATGCGCCCGGTGCGCTATGCGCGCCAAACTGCCATGATCGGTTTGCTGCTGGCGCTCGCCACGGCGTTCTTTCCCGTCCTGCGCGGGGAGCCGATTATGACCCACTACCCTGGCCCCGACAGGGATGCGATGCACATCGGCGCGCTGGAGCTGACCACACCGTTCCTCTTCGATATCGGCGTGTTCCTGCTGGTGATGGGCGTGTGCGTCGGTATCTTCGATCTGCTGGCGCATGCCACCCGCCGGGAGCGGCGCTCATGACGCTGATCGTCTCGCTCGCCATCGGGTTGCTCTTCGCGGCTGGCAGCTATCTGCTGCTGCAGCATGACTTCATCAAGGTCGTGGGCGGCACGATCCTGATCTCCCACTCGGTGAACCTCTTCATCATGTCTTCCGGGCTCAGCCGAGGCACCGAGCCGATCTATCCCCTGATTCCTGGGGAAGCAATCAGCGATCCGGTGGTGCAAGCCATGGTGCTCACCGCCATCGTCATCAGCTTTGGGGTTTCGGCGCTCCTCATCAGCCTCATCTACCGCGTGTATGTGGCGCATCGCTCGGTCGACATCGAGCACATTTCCGACTTCGAGGAACGCCTGGTCCAGCTCGAAGAAGAACAAGTTCCGCCCGAACCCGGCATCGAGGTCCTCCAGGACCGAGAGGTGGACGACGAACGCACGCGGCAGGCGGCAGGCAGCACGCAGTACGGAGGTGGCGAGTGAACGCGCCGATCCGCGGCGCCGTCATGCTGCATGCCGCGTGCCGCCTGCTGCCTGCTGACAACACCGGAGCCGTTCCATGTTGATCGTGCTGGGGCTGGGGATACTCTGGATCGCGGGGGTCTGCGTCGCGATTCTGGACGGGCGGCGCAAGCGAGTCGGCTGGCTGGCCGTGGCGGCGCTGATCGCGGCCATCGCGGCGCTGGTGGCGCTCGCCGATCAGGTGCGCGACGAGGGGCCGCAACAGATGATCGCGGGCGATTGGAACGCCGGTGTCGGCATCGGTCTGCGGGCCGATATGCTGGGCGTCACCTTCGCGTTGCTCTCGCTGGGCGTGCTGCTGGCCGCCCTGATCTTCGAAGTCTGCAATGGGGTGCGCTCGCAGTCGTTCCCGGCCCTTGTCTTGCTGCTGGGCGCCGGGCTCACCGGGGTTTTCCTGACCGCGGACGCATTCAACTTCTATGTCTTTTTCGAGATCGCCATGATCTCGTCCTATGTCCTTACCGGCTACGGCGACGAGGGACGCCAGCTCCGCTCGGCCACGATCTTCGCAATTGTGAATCTGCTCGGCTCGGCCTTTTTCCTGATGGGCATTGCCGCGCTCTATCACCAAACGGGCCGGCTCGACATGGCGGGTATCGCCCAGCGGGTTGCGGTGCTCGCTCCCGAGTCGGTCATTCTCAGCGCGGTGCTCATCTTCACGGCCTTCGGCATCAAGCTTGGCATCTTCCCCTTCCACTTCTGGCTGCCCGCGGTCTATACCGGCACCCGACCGGCGGTGGCCGCCATCCTGAGCGGGGCTGTGGCAAACATCGGCACCTACGGCCTGTTGCGCTGGGGCGGCGGCATGTTGCCAGACGAATTGGAGACGGCCGCCCCGATGTTCTTCGCGCTGGGGGTCATCTCGATTCTCTACGGATCGTTGCAGGCGCTCTCGCGCCGGTCGGTGGCGGAAGTGGTGGCCTATTCGTCGATCGGCCAGGTTGGCTTCATCCTGGTCGCGCTTGCCATCGGCGGGCCGCTCGGTTTCAGCGCGGCGGTCCTCTTCGCTATCGTCAACGCGGTCAACAAGACATTGCTCTTCCTGACCGAGAATCTGCGCGGCTGGTTGACCGGGTTTGCCTTCGCGGTGGGTGCGTTCAGTGTGGCCGGGGTGCCCCCGGCCGGTGGTTTCCTGGGGAAGGCCGGACTCTTCCGGGTCGCAGCGGAGGAGGACAACTGGGTCGTCATCGCGCTGGTGGTCGCTGGTAGCGTGCTCTCGTTCGTCTACATGTTCCAGATCTACCAACGCCGCTTCTGGACGCCAGATGCCGGGGACTCGGCCCACGCAGTGGCGAGTCCGACCTCGGTGCGCGCGGTGGTGGTGGTGCTGGCGGTGATTACCTTGCTGATCGGCATTTGGCCTGAGCCGGTTCTCTGGGTGAGCGATCAGGCGGGCCAGTTTGCGGTGACGTCGCCATGATCCGCGCGGCGTTCATCGTCATCCTGCTGGCGGCCGTCTTTTGCCTGACGCTCGCCAGCTACGATCCCTGGGACATGCTGATCGGCGCGATTCTCGGTTCGATCGTGCTGGCGCTTTTCCATGATGCGGTGCCTGGCATACCTGGCAAGTCAGGCCGCGAGCTCCCCTCGCTTCCCAGCCGGATGATCCACTTCATTCCCTTTGCCGGCATCACCATCTGGGAGATCCTGATCGGATCGGTGCGTGTGGCGGCCATCGTGATCGGGATCCGCAAACTGGAGCATCCAGGTATCGTGGCCGTGCCGATCGGCGAACGGAGCAAGCTCGGCGTCATCGTGACCGGAATCACCACCTCCCTGGCGCCAGGCTCCATCCTGCTCGATATCGACTGGGGCCGGAATTTGATGCTGGTGCATGTGATGGACGCGAGCGACCCCGACCAGATCCGCGCCGACATGCAGGAACTCTATGACCGCTATCAACGAAAGGTCTTCCCATGATGCGAGGCATCGGCAGTCAGTCATCGGGCGCCAGTCGGCAGTCGCCAGCAGCCGACGACTGGCAACTGCCGACTGTCAAACCTGGAGGCGCGTATGCATGAGCTCGTTTTTCGCGGAGCGGCGCTGTGGATGGCGGTGCTGATCTGCGTCTGTCTGCTGACCGTGGTGCGGGCCCGCTCGTCACTGACGCGGGTGCTGGCGCTGGACATGGTGACGTTGTTGCTGATCGCCCTGTTGATCCTCTACTCCGATTCGCGCCGGGTGGGGTACTACCTCGATGCCGCGCTGGTGCTTTCGCTCCTCTCTTTCCTGGCGACAATTGCCGCAGCCCGCTATCACAGTGAGGGGGAGATTTTCTGATGCTCTCTGACCGGTTGGGCAATCTGGGTCCATACCTGGCCGACACGCTCGTGGTCATGGGCGTGGTCATCATGACGCTGGGGGTTATCGGCATCATTCGCATGCCGGACGTGTACACCAAGCTGCACGCCGCCAGCAAAGCAGTCTTTCTCGGCACCATCGGATTCACGATGGCGTCGATCGTGACCAACGATTGGGAGATCATCGCCCGGGTGATCCTGATCGCTGGTATGCTCATGATCACGACTCCCGTGGCTTCCCAGGTGATCGCCCGGGCGGCCGCGATCGAGCACGAGTTGATGCGCTCGCCGGGCGCGGTGGACGAATCGATCTACGATCTCGTGTTGCGGGACGAGCTTGCATATCTCCCGATCGAACGGGGAGAATCCGTCCGCGCGGTGATTCGCGACCGCAAGCACAAGAACGAGATCGGCTGGCAACCGCGCCATCCGCATGTGCATCCGCATCCGGCCAACGACGAGAAACAGGACGGTTCCCAGTGAGCGATCAATCGAACAACTCTCCGGCCGTGCCCGGTGGGCAAATGCCCCCGAAACCGCCTGTCTCGCAACGCGCCAAGCAGACGGTGGGCACCGGCTACCGAGTGGTTCGCTGGATCGTGCTGATCGTGTTGGTGGTGACCGCCACCGTCTTCATCATCCGCAATTTCGAGCGGGTCGAGATCGACTGGGTGTTTCGCACCTCGTCGGTTCCGCTGTCGCTCATCATGGTCGCGTTCCTGCTGATCGGGTTGGCGATTGGCTGGCTGATCCACTGGTTTTCCAGCCGCGCGCAACGCCGGCGATCGTACTAGCACTCGACCGGTTTCGTATTCCGCTCGACGAAAGACGGGAAGGACCCCTATGACGATTCGCGCGCGTTTCCCTGGAGTTGTAGCGGCGCTGGCGCTCGCGCTTGTCACGATCACCGGAACGCTGGCGCAGAACGCCACACCGATCGCGAGCGGATCGCCCGAGGCGTCGCCGGCGGCTCCCAGCGATTGCGGCACATTGCTCGGCGTCGGTTCGCCAGACGATGGTTGCGTGATCTTCATCAACGCGCTCGACGGCGACATCGCGCTCGATCTCTATATCGATGGGCTCAAAGCGGTCGACGATCTGACCTTCGGGGATGTCAGCGGCTATTTCTCGTTGCCAGCCGGCGACTACACCTTCGATCTCGTTCCGGCTGAGCAAGCGTTCGCATCCAGTCTGTTCACGCTCACCGACGAACAGATCGAGGCGGGCATCGCCTATGAGTTCGCCGCAGTCGGAACCGCCGCCGATCCCCAACTCCTCGTCTCCCCTGTCGATCTCGCGCCGCTCGCTCCCAATACGGACGTGCCCGTCGGCAACACGCGTATCCGCGCCGTCAATGGGGTGGCGGATGCGCCCTCGATCGATGCTGTCCTCATCGGCGGCGATATTGCCGAACGGGTGGGCGCGCGTCTGGCCTTCCAGGATGTCTCCGACTATCTGCAACAGGTCGCCGGAACCTATCGGGTGCAACTCTCCACCAGCGAGGGCGATTTCACCACATTGCACCTGGAAGAAATCACGTTTGTCGGCGACACGGTCTACAGTCTCTATCTGATCGGCAGCGCGGCCAATGGCGAGCTGCGCCTGTTGCCGGTGGCGGTCGACCTGCACGATGGCAGCGCGACACGACGTTCTGTGCCGCCGGCGCTCGTGTCCGAGATCGTCGAAGTCAGCAACTTTTCCATCTATCAGGGTGATTGCGCGCAGCTCAGCGG
Proteins encoded:
- a CDS encoding PQQ-dependent sugar dehydrogenase, whose amino-acid sequence is MNAHRRMTLFGTLVLLSLLIVPIAVAQDSTPTSGSPAASPVASPIASPIASPAASPVAVEPTPTQIPDGPPEGTPLPAHITTGLYPGQGSVTLVKVADGLESPRVITPAFDGTGRLFIGERYGTVRILTAEGELLPEPFIDIGPIVVSVHQDQGLLGIAFHPDYETNGLFYLAYTDYNVNGGLVVSQYRVSADDPNKADPDYAVDIIKIPHPTPILNGGTIHFGPNDGYLYIGSGNGAFFGVHDLFTAQEMDQSLGKILRINIVNDENGTYYTIPPDNPYNASYTYPAAPVTFAMGLRNPWSWQFDYETGDMYITDVGEMSWEEINFIPASSNGGQNFGWPMWEGAHCVNYLSTGSCPEMGTLPVAEYPHVGYGCAVAGVGVYRGDDIPFLEGFFLAVDYCTGKILSLSHDSVGKWQFQELADLYLLLLGGGVSEDGEAYVLSCDCGLGPGKAENNPGTVWKVVSTANIPEGVEVAPNG
- the mbhE gene encoding hydrogen gas-evolving membrane-bound hydrogenase subunit E; the encoded protein is MNATLALLLAALIAAPLTAAFGTARPSLTRPVAIVTTAIAFLAALYNAARPGPAIDKEWAPAWGMRLHFEADGLAVLFALLATGIGLLVVVYASGYIPLHLHHEHRPDADQTRFFAFILLFMGAMTGLVMAQDLMLIFLFWDLTAIASYYLIGFDTQKREARISAFTALIVTGISAVGFLIGALMLDAEFGSFQLPVLIRDIVPNDESDIALVLILIAALAKSAQVPLHFWLPRAMAAPTPVSAYLHSAAMVAAGVFLIGRFYPLIALREWMLDLLIVVGVASMLTGGILALTRDNMKQLLAYSTIAQYGYIVTMFGLGGKAGVFGAMFAIIAHGLGKSALFLTAGTVTEATGARELSQTGGLRRTMPLLAVASGISAASLAAIPLTMGFFKDEYFFEAAAHHGRAMQIIAVVAASMTFCYLARFWWGIFCGPEIGAPRPVSFTLVAPIAALGALSLIGGIWPEPFARVASRAGQVALQSDDALHPAYHLHWTIENGMAIAAIGIGLVLFLTRRIWFDTVEVAELFGARFGPERVYRAGVLNLNNLSDRIHWIEVRDLRSRVATVLAPAALMVVITLIFTNADNSFRMGNVHRDDWPLIMMVAVASIAGVAAAFPRDHFSMALALSGVGFAISVVFALLRAPDVALVAVLVETLFGLLFFAFLALLPRNVEHADVVPSDEPQEAAHTHRVRDSVLAAFGGLLAFLVAWGVLSRPAPVDSILEEYVDLTPEAHGDAIVTVILADFRGLDTMGEITVIGIAFLGIATFIRRRRLR
- a CDS encoding MnhB domain-containing protein; the protein is MNNGMAKQAARLLLVPTWMVAFAILIKGYSDSGDGFSAGVIAALGVIMVYVTYGTETAETMRPVRYARQTAMIGLLLALATAFFPVLRGEPIMTHYPGPDRDAMHIGALELTTPFLFDIGVFLLVMGVCVGIFDLLAHATRRERRS
- a CDS encoding sodium:proton antiporter, producing MTLIVSLAIGLLFAAGSYLLLQHDFIKVVGGTILISHSVNLFIMSSGLSRGTEPIYPLIPGEAISDPVVQAMVLTAIVISFGVSALLISLIYRVYVAHRSVDIEHISDFEERLVQLEEEQVPPEPGIEVLQDREVDDERTRQAAGSTQYGGGE